From a single Oncorhynchus nerka isolate Pitt River unplaced genomic scaffold, Oner_Uvic_2.0 unplaced_scaffold_3113, whole genome shotgun sequence genomic region:
- the LOC135566846 gene encoding tuberin-like, translating to SKLYSLPASHASRVYELLIGHLQLHYKSKYSSAVACSIRLQVFDFLLMMRTDSLHRLGFLSKDGVLRFSPYCHCDMGEPEKRGSEKKPAGSVSPPAGSPAPSSSSTTTTPSSSSTTTTPSSSIRTACLPYSPAFNVLLQCLKM from the exons AGTAAGCTGTacagcctgccagccagccacgCTAGTCGAGTGTACGAGCTGCTGATCGGACACCTGCAGCTGCACTACAAGAGCAAGTACAGCTCCGCTGTGGCCTGCAGCATACGACTACAG gtgTTTGACTTCCTCCTGATGATGAGAACTGACTCCCTCCATCGTCTGGGGTTCCTCAGTAAAGACGGGGTTCTGAGGTTCAGTCCGTACTGCCACTGTGACATGGG ggaGCCAGAGAAACGAGGGAGTGAGAAGAAGCCTGCAGGCTCAGTGTCTCCCCCTGCTGGCAgtcctgccccctcctcctcctccaccaccactactccctcctcctcctccaccaccactactccctcctcctccatccgtACAGCCTGCCTGCCCTACTCACCTGCCTTTAATGTGCTGCTACAGTGCCTGAAGAtg